In the genome of Deltaproteobacteria bacterium, one region contains:
- a CDS encoding acyl-CoA synthetase, translating into MAVDDKLPILKMRNSLSSERTATFRLPKWLRDSYKNPNDFWTRYLELFTGYAGLPSRARYQEGYDFYHDLVTRNLEQAAPAFIHWAGDRGELRLSYAALNQRCRALEAVWEASGVVAGDTIAVVLPMSPAYVVACLTALKMGAVVVSIPMFGRQFAIDYLEQSGATWWVTEDRYTYGIEYPAQRLALQGTAAPAAAANRSYFYAADETALQVFSPVQDLQSAPIEVSAQSLFLGVVRDAALVLSLDAGDVLAAPGFCPLQFQPCLLLSCLSVGATYVEMNETQLEQIGPDLSRFELTHLLVTPRVRESLIRDQFKGVGGLKRWFRNAHGSLEWGRWDLFSAKAKSLNARGMSYFANAAAGGAVLHGVSRLQPQYLHVLPVAGSEYSMADTNLSGMPSVAEHGILEWKQLDSSETVLGQQLLSQDKDEYILIGPIKPHRSGQSYPRDSVVGLTAEIGGIESTSIVYAPAGKSTGGWQAILVVFVPPDSPVLAERSKLEQKLATLCKVELGGRAVPDKIEVFGLVPHSEDEVVSQVWCESQYLTGMLHRKEQVPAFRHLSKLRYAVKSLLQEQEG; encoded by the coding sequence ATGGCGGTTGATGACAAGTTACCCATACTTAAAATGAGAAATTCTCTCAGCTCTGAGAGAACGGCAACTTTTCGATTGCCAAAATGGCTACGCGATAGCTACAAAAACCCAAACGACTTTTGGACCCGTTACCTCGAGCTCTTTACCGGCTATGCGGGTCTTCCCAGTAGGGCACGGTACCAAGAGGGGTATGATTTTTATCACGACCTTGTAACCCGTAACCTCGAACAAGCAGCACCTGCATTTATTCATTGGGCCGGAGACCGCGGTGAATTAAGGCTGAGCTATGCCGCGCTGAATCAGCGTTGCCGAGCGTTAGAGGCTGTTTGGGAAGCATCGGGAGTGGTTGCGGGAGACACCATCGCCGTGGTCTTGCCTATGAGCCCGGCCTATGTGGTGGCCTGTTTAACCGCGCTGAAAATGGGTGCAGTGGTTGTTTCGATTCCCATGTTTGGTCGTCAGTTTGCGATTGATTACCTAGAACAAAGTGGGGCTACATGGTGGGTGACCGAAGACCGTTATACCTACGGGATTGAATACCCTGCGCAGCGATTGGCCCTTCAGGGAACTGCTGCACCAGCTGCTGCGGCTAACAGGTCTTATTTTTACGCGGCCGATGAGACCGCGCTCCAAGTTTTTTCGCCAGTACAAGACTTGCAGAGTGCGCCTATTGAAGTCAGTGCCCAGAGCCTATTTCTCGGAGTCGTTAGAGATGCGGCGTTGGTATTGAGCCTGGATGCCGGGGATGTGCTCGCGGCCCCGGGTTTTTGCCCACTTCAGTTCCAGCCGTGTCTCTTGTTGTCTTGTTTAAGCGTAGGGGCAACCTACGTTGAAATGAACGAAACTCAGTTAGAACAAATTGGACCGGACCTTTCGCGGTTTGAACTTACGCATTTACTGGTGACGCCGCGTGTTCGAGAGTCGCTCATACGTGACCAATTCAAGGGCGTTGGGGGTCTGAAGCGGTGGTTTAGAAATGCTCATGGCTCCCTTGAGTGGGGGCGCTGGGATTTGTTTTCAGCAAAAGCTAAATCCCTAAATGCTCGTGGTATGTCGTATTTCGCGAACGCCGCCGCAGGTGGCGCGGTATTGCACGGGGTGAGTAGGCTTCAGCCTCAATACTTGCATGTGCTGCCTGTCGCAGGCTCTGAGTATTCTATGGCAGATACCAATCTGAGCGGCATGCCCTCGGTTGCTGAGCATGGGATTCTCGAATGGAAGCAACTCGATTCCTCTGAAACGGTATTGGGTCAGCAATTGCTGAGCCAAGATAAAGATGAATACATTCTGATTGGGCCGATTAAGCCGCATCGCAGCGGGCAAAGCTACCCTCGAGACTCCGTCGTTGGGCTAACGGCAGAGATTGGGGGAATTGAGTCGACCAGTATTGTTTATGCACCCGCGGGCAAGTCAACGGGCGGTTGGCAGGCCATTCTCGTTGTGTTTGTACCGCCAGATTCGCCCGTGTTGGCGGAGCGTTCAAAGCTGGAACAAAAGCTCGCAACATTGTGTAAGGTTGAGCTTGGGGGCCGAGCGGTCCCTGACAAAATCGAGGTGTTTGGTTTGGTTCCACACAGCGAGGACGAAGTTGTTTCGCAGGTGTGGTGTGAAAGTCAGTATCTAACGGGAATGCTACATCGCAAGGAACAGGTTCCAGCATTTCGGCATCTTTCAAAGCTGCGTTATGCGGTGAAATCACTGCTCCAAGAGCAAGAAGGGTAA